Proteins encoded by one window of Litoribacterium kuwaitense:
- a CDS encoding phosphoribosylanthranilate isomerase: protein MRTKPILKFCGNQSAADYVKSISHGAEWIGFIFFAESPRYVLPDDVQTWVASHGKKNEQKLVGVFVQPDIEKIASTLRSFPSMDIIQLHGRETPDMCRLVKSRFQRDVIKVIHHNENGLEQMRAFAGIVDGFLIDTKTKLWGGSGQTFDWSSVPAYMEEANRQGVTCFIAGGVNPANIAKLLEYEPHGIDVASGIEVEGQKSIEQMKRMEAVLYGTRNDLS, encoded by the coding sequence ATGAGAACGAAACCAATCTTGAAATTTTGCGGAAATCAAAGTGCCGCTGATTATGTGAAATCCATCAGTCACGGGGCAGAATGGATTGGCTTTATTTTTTTTGCGGAAAGTCCACGGTATGTCCTTCCTGACGATGTTCAAACGTGGGTCGCTTCTCATGGCAAAAAAAACGAGCAAAAGCTCGTAGGGGTTTTCGTTCAACCTGACATTGAGAAAATCGCTAGTACCCTCCGGTCCTTTCCAAGTATGGATATCATTCAGCTTCATGGTCGGGAGACGCCCGATATGTGTCGGCTTGTTAAGAGCCGCTTTCAACGAGACGTCATTAAAGTAATTCATCATAACGAGAATGGCCTGGAACAGATGCGAGCCTTTGCGGGCATTGTGGATGGGTTTTTAATTGATACTAAAACGAAGCTTTGGGGAGGAAGTGGACAGACGTTTGACTGGTCCAGTGTTCCTGCATATATGGAAGAGGCAAACCGTCAAGGGGTGACATGCTTCATTGCTGGGGGAGTCAACCCTGCTAATATTGCCAAGCTTCTTGAATACGAACCTCACGGTATTGACGTTGCTAGTGGGATTGAGGTAGAAGGACAAAAATCGATTGAACAAATGAAACGAATGGAGGCTGTGCTTTATGGCACTCGAAATGACTTATCCTGA
- the trpC gene encoding indole-3-glycerol phosphate synthase TrpC: MLHQILETKREEIQHIHIEELKHRDVGFRSLRQALLSSEQQPALIAEVKKASPSKGLISEHFVPTEIGQAYERGGAAAISVLTDETYFKGAKAHLEAVRAHVSLPVLRKDFIISEAQVFESASIGADAILLIGEAMSPEALYTLYQTAEAIGLECLVEVHSKETLSQLLDVFTPALLGINNRDLHTFETRLQHTNEIAKLLPEGTLFISESGIHGSDDVKTVKEYGAAGILVGEHLMRSGAPEQAIRALYGNQAT, translated from the coding sequence ATGTTGCATCAAATTCTTGAAACAAAACGTGAAGAAATACAGCACATTCATATTGAAGAGCTGAAGCATCGTGATGTCGGTTTTCGTTCTTTACGGCAGGCATTGCTCTCATCTGAGCAACAGCCCGCCTTAATCGCTGAAGTGAAAAAAGCATCACCGTCAAAAGGTCTGATTAGCGAGCATTTTGTTCCTACAGAGATTGGGCAGGCATATGAACGTGGCGGGGCAGCCGCGATTTCAGTGTTAACGGACGAAACGTATTTCAAAGGGGCAAAAGCGCATTTAGAAGCCGTGCGCGCTCACGTGTCTCTGCCAGTGCTTAGGAAGGATTTTATTATTTCAGAGGCGCAAGTATTCGAAAGTGCTTCAATTGGTGCCGATGCGATCCTGTTAATTGGTGAGGCGATGTCTCCAGAAGCATTGTACACACTCTATCAAACAGCAGAAGCGATTGGTTTGGAATGCCTCGTCGAAGTGCATAGTAAGGAAACGCTCTCCCAACTGCTTGACGTCTTTACACCGGCATTGCTCGGCATAAATAATCGCGATTTACACACGTTTGAAACGCGGCTTCAACATACAAACGAGATTGCAAAGCTCCTGCCGGAAGGTACGCTTTTTATTAGTGAATCAGGTATTCATGGATCTGACGATGTCAAAACGGTTAAAGAATACGGTGCAGCAGGCATCCTCGTTGGCGAGCATTTAATGCGATCGGGTGCGCCTGAACAAGCGATACGAGCATTATATGGGAATCAAGCCACATGA
- the aroH gene encoding chorismate mutase, producing the protein MIRGIRGATTVESNNAEDILVKTEALFRKMVTANGVEAEDVASVYVSMTNDLDAVFPAKALRRLDGWTYVPIMCMAEATVAGALEKCIRVMMHVNTNASQKEVEHIYLEGAVVLRPDLSLTDSKKV; encoded by the coding sequence ATGATTCGGGGAATTAGAGGTGCGACAACGGTAGAATCGAATAATGCCGAAGACATTCTTGTCAAGACAGAAGCATTGTTCCGCAAAATGGTTACGGCCAATGGTGTAGAAGCAGAAGATGTTGCGAGTGTATACGTGTCGATGACGAACGACCTAGATGCTGTATTCCCTGCAAAGGCACTAAGGCGGTTGGATGGCTGGACGTACGTTCCGATTATGTGTATGGCAGAAGCAACGGTTGCGGGTGCCTTAGAAAAATGTATCAGAGTGATGATGCATGTGAACACGAATGCGTCGCAAAAAGAAGTGGAGCACATTTATCTTGAAGGGGCAGTCGTCCTTAGGCCGGATTTATCATTGACAGATTCTAAAAAGGTATAG
- a CDS encoding anthranilate synthase component I family protein yields MKTLQQFIEEAEHYDTIPLVKEYYVDQTTPIHMFTHLQDTASYLLESRDEQSLWSKHSFIGLHETYAIVHQESHFQIKKENKVIESETTLQDAFASVQKLQNLKPLESDLPFSGGGVGYMAYEAAYELETVRTKHGFDGQKPLYHFIFCEIVLAYHHHNGRLEVICYVDVQNKDRVKEIYAETIKRMDDIVSKATLNNDAPPHLLTPTNGQEVEEAFAQFVSNYAKDSFLHDVKAIQEWIKNGDIFQAVLSQRFTKKTEVSGLELYRSLRMINPSPYMFYIVLGETEIIGSSPEKLVEVQQGEIEIHPIAGTRPRGQTKREDEQLGEELKNDEKERAEHHMLVDLARNDVGRVAAYGSVHTPVLLELAHFSHVMHLISKVRGQLAEGFTPFAALNAGFPAGTVSGSPKIRAMEIINELEPTSRGIYAGAICYIGYNAQIDSCIAIRTMTLEKGTVTVQAGAGVVADSVPEMEWEETRNKALGLVRAIDHAEKQKAEGSQTYV; encoded by the coding sequence TTGAAGACACTTCAGCAATTTATCGAAGAAGCAGAACATTATGACACGATCCCCTTAGTTAAAGAGTACTACGTTGATCAAACGACACCGATTCATATGTTTACTCACCTTCAAGATACGGCGTCCTATTTACTCGAAAGCCGTGATGAGCAGTCACTTTGGTCGAAGCATTCGTTTATTGGTTTACACGAAACGTATGCCATCGTTCACCAAGAAAGTCACTTTCAGATTAAGAAAGAGAATAAAGTGATCGAAAGCGAGACGACGCTTCAAGATGCATTTGCGTCAGTGCAAAAGCTACAAAACTTAAAGCCATTGGAAAGTGACTTGCCTTTTTCTGGTGGTGGTGTCGGCTATATGGCTTATGAAGCGGCTTATGAGCTAGAAACTGTGCGAACGAAACACGGTTTTGACGGGCAAAAACCTTTGTATCATTTTATATTTTGTGAAATCGTGCTCGCATATCACCATCACAATGGCCGCCTTGAAGTCATTTGTTATGTAGACGTGCAAAATAAAGATCGAGTAAAGGAAATTTACGCAGAAACGATCAAGCGAATGGATGATATCGTTTCTAAAGCAACTTTGAACAACGATGCACCTCCGCATTTGTTAACACCGACCAACGGACAGGAAGTCGAAGAAGCGTTTGCCCAATTTGTTAGCAATTACGCGAAAGATTCATTCTTACATGATGTAAAGGCCATTCAAGAATGGATCAAAAACGGCGATATTTTTCAAGCTGTATTATCGCAACGGTTTACCAAAAAAACAGAAGTGTCCGGCCTTGAGCTGTATCGGTCGTTACGAATGATTAACCCTTCACCGTACATGTTTTACATCGTACTTGGCGAGACAGAAATCATTGGCAGCTCACCGGAAAAACTCGTTGAAGTTCAGCAAGGTGAAATTGAAATTCACCCAATTGCAGGGACGAGACCGCGTGGTCAGACAAAACGAGAAGACGAACAGCTCGGTGAAGAATTGAAAAATGATGAAAAAGAACGGGCAGAGCACCATATGCTCGTCGACCTTGCTCGCAACGATGTGGGTCGTGTCGCAGCATACGGCTCTGTACACACACCTGTTTTACTTGAATTGGCACACTTTTCGCACGTTATGCACCTCATTTCTAAAGTACGTGGCCAGCTAGCTGAGGGGTTTACACCATTTGCTGCCTTAAACGCTGGTTTTCCCGCGGGAACCGTATCCGGTTCACCGAAAATCAGGGCAATGGAAATTATTAATGAGCTAGAGCCTACATCGCGAGGCATTTATGCTGGAGCCATTTGTTATATCGGCTATAATGCTCAAATCGACTCGTGTATAGCGATCCGGACCATGACTTTGGAAAAAGGTACCGTCACAGTGCAGGCAGGCGCTGGTGTCGTTGCTGATTCTGTCCCTGAGATGGAATGGGAAGAAACGAGAAATAAGGCGCTGGGGCTTGTGCGAGCGATTGACCATGCGGAAAAGCAAAAAGCGGAAGGGAGTCAAACTTATGTTTGA
- the trpB gene encoding tryptophan synthase subunit beta: MALEMTYPDHLGRFATFGGKYVPETLMQPLYELEEALQEALHDEEFISSLHKELSEYSGRPTPLTYAENTTNTLGGAQVYLKREDLNHTGAHKLNNALGQALLAKRMGKKYVIAETGAGQHGVATATVAAKFGLHCKVFMGEKDIERQKLNVFRMELLGAEVIPVSSGDQTLKDATNDAIRYWVQHCEDHFYIIGSVVGPHPYPKMVRDFQRVIGDETKEQVTQQIGRLPEHIVACVGGGSNAIGMFYPFLEDDVKLYGVEAAGRGVHTSQHAATLTKGTPGVIHGSMTYLLQDEHGQITEPYSISAGLDYPGIGPEHAYLNDAKRVTYKPVSDEEAIAALQFLSEKEGIIPAIESAHALAYAFQIAPELPTNEALVVCLSGRGDKDVQSVKNYLAERKEGQQ, from the coding sequence ATGGCACTCGAAATGACTTATCCTGATCACTTAGGGCGATTCGCGACGTTCGGCGGAAAATACGTTCCTGAAACATTAATGCAGCCCCTATATGAATTGGAAGAAGCTTTGCAAGAAGCGCTGCACGACGAAGAGTTTATCTCCTCTTTACACAAGGAGCTAAGTGAATATTCGGGACGACCGACACCGCTTACGTATGCTGAAAATACGACCAATACTTTAGGTGGCGCGCAAGTTTATTTAAAGCGCGAAGATTTAAACCATACGGGCGCTCACAAATTAAACAACGCACTTGGGCAAGCATTGCTTGCAAAAAGAATGGGGAAAAAGTACGTGATCGCTGAAACAGGCGCGGGGCAGCATGGCGTCGCCACAGCAACCGTGGCGGCAAAATTCGGCTTGCACTGTAAAGTGTTTATGGGTGAAAAGGACATCGAAAGACAAAAATTAAATGTTTTTCGAATGGAGCTGCTCGGTGCAGAAGTCATTCCTGTCTCTTCGGGAGATCAAACTTTAAAGGATGCGACAAACGATGCAATCCGTTATTGGGTGCAGCATTGTGAAGATCACTTTTACATTATAGGTTCAGTCGTCGGTCCTCATCCTTACCCGAAAATGGTTCGTGATTTTCAAAGGGTGATCGGTGATGAGACGAAAGAACAAGTGACACAGCAAATTGGACGTTTACCTGAACATATCGTTGCTTGTGTCGGTGGAGGAAGCAATGCGATAGGTATGTTTTATCCGTTTTTAGAAGACGACGTCAAATTGTATGGCGTTGAGGCTGCTGGTCGAGGTGTTCATACGAGCCAGCATGCGGCGACATTAACGAAAGGTACTCCAGGGGTCATCCACGGTTCAATGACGTACTTACTTCAAGATGAACACGGCCAGATTACGGAGCCTTATTCGATTTCAGCGGGTCTAGACTATCCTGGTATCGGACCAGAGCATGCTTACTTAAATGACGCAAAGCGGGTGACATACAAGCCCGTCTCCGATGAAGAGGCGATCGCCGCATTGCAATTTTTATCCGAAAAAGAAGGCATTATCCCTGCGATCGAAAGTGCTCATGCGTTGGCATATGCGTTTCAGATTGCCCCGGAGCTTCCAACAAATGAAGCTTTAGTCGTATGCTTGTCCGGTCGTGGTGATAAAGACGTACAATCCGTA
- the trpD gene encoding anthranilate phosphoribosyltransferase gives MFESILQTVAARQETLSEQKAEQAMNIVMQGEASPLQIASFLTALHMRGETIEEIIGFVRSLRSHMTTVNGPTENLIDMCGTGGDASGTFNISTASSLLVSSLGVPVAKHGNFAVSSKSGSADVLNTLGIDIQQNAEEAKQGLAKHHMSFLFAPLYHQAMKHAVAPRKELGFRTVFNILGPMANPLRCRKQLIGVYDFEQAKKMAKALRELGSEHVLLVTGEDGLDEITITGRTNVVELCDGDIHTYQIEPAQFNVPTGRIEDILARSPEDSARIITDVLKGKGEEAATNIVALNAGAALYVADDVSSIEAGIERAQQALRTGQGYAHLEKMMTKKAGDFHVASNS, from the coding sequence ATGTTTGAATCTATTCTTCAAACAGTGGCCGCCCGCCAAGAAACGTTAAGCGAACAGAAAGCTGAACAGGCCATGAACATCGTTATGCAAGGAGAGGCATCACCGTTACAAATTGCTTCATTTTTAACGGCGCTCCATATGAGAGGTGAAACGATCGAAGAGATTATCGGGTTTGTTCGCTCCCTCCGTTCGCACATGACGACGGTCAATGGGCCAACCGAAAATTTGATTGATATGTGTGGTACAGGAGGCGATGCTTCTGGAACATTTAATATTTCCACGGCTAGCTCACTGCTCGTTTCCTCACTCGGAGTGCCGGTTGCAAAACACGGAAATTTTGCGGTCTCATCTAAAAGTGGAAGTGCCGACGTGCTGAACACACTCGGCATTGATATTCAGCAAAATGCAGAGGAAGCAAAGCAAGGTTTAGCAAAGCACCATATGTCATTTTTATTTGCTCCTTTGTACCATCAGGCGATGAAGCACGCCGTTGCACCGCGAAAAGAGCTTGGTTTTCGCACGGTATTTAACATTTTGGGACCGATGGCAAATCCGCTTCGTTGTCGCAAGCAATTGATCGGGGTGTACGATTTTGAACAGGCGAAAAAAATGGCAAAAGCTTTGCGAGAGCTAGGCTCTGAACATGTGTTACTCGTGACAGGAGAAGACGGTCTTGACGAAATAACAATTACTGGACGTACGAACGTCGTTGAGCTTTGTGACGGTGATATCCACACATACCAGATTGAACCAGCGCAATTTAACGTACCGACCGGGCGTATTGAAGATATTCTTGCGCGCTCTCCAGAGGATAGCGCCCGCATCATTACGGACGTGTTAAAAGGAAAAGGAGAGGAAGCAGCCACAAACATTGTTGCACTCAATGCAGGTGCTGCTCTGTATGTCGCTGACGATGTTTCCTCAATCGAAGCAGGGATTGAGCGTGCGCAGCAAGCTTTGCGTACTGGGCAGGGATACGCACATTTAGAAAAAATGATGACGAAAAAGGCGGGGGACTTCCATGTTGCATCAAATTCTTGA